In Trichocoleus sp. FACHB-46, the sequence CTGATGGAGCACCACCATTGCATCGCCATCCTTGGGAAGAAACTTTCTACATCCTGGAAGGTGAACTCGAAATTACGTTGGGCCATCGTCAGCAAGTTGTGACAGCAGGTGCAGTGAGCCACATTCCTGCCAATGCGGTGCATACCTTTAAGGTGCTCTCTGCGATCGTTCGGGTTCTGGTGATCGTTTCACCTGCGACTGCGGCCGAATTCTATCGGGAAGTTGGCGAAAGAATTACCAGCTTGCCACCGGATCTAACGGTTTTACAAGAGATTTCTGCCAAGTACGACTTGCAGTTTGAGTGACCCATGGAAGGAGATGTAGAATGCTCATCCAAACAAGTGCACAAACTACCATTAATGCACCCATTGAACGAGTGTTTGATGGGTCGATCGACTGTCAGAATCTGCCCAGGTGCTTCACAGGTTATCAGGCAATTCCTGCCATTTTGAGTGCAACTACGACCGATGGGCTATCACTCCACGAAGGTAGTACGCGCATTGTACAGAACAGTGATGGTTCTAAAATCACAGAACGCATTATTTCTCTTCAACGTCCTACCCTTCAAACCTACAAGTTGCTAGATGGGCTCAAGCCGCCATTTTCATGGCTTCTACGTTCTGCTTCTGGCAAATGGTCATATCAAGCGATCGATTCAGGAACGCAGATCACCTGGCAATTTGAGTTTGAGATGCGGCATTTACTTGCCTATGTGGTCTTCCTGGCAATGGTCAAACATCCCTTTCAAACTGCCCAGAACATTTGTCTGGCCAATCTCAAACGGACGATGGAAGATTCTGATTGAGGACTCAGTGATGAAAATTACGATTTTAACCACAGGATCACGAGGGGATGTTCAACCGTTCCTTGCCCTGGGACAAGGACTCAAACAGGCTGGATATCAAGTTAAGCTCGCCACCCACGACACGTTTCAGGAGATGGCGCAAGAGTATGAACTAGCGTTTGCTGCGATCGCCGGAGATGTCCAAGCCCTGATGGCAAGTGAAGCAGGACAGAACATGCTAAAGAGCCAGAATCCAATTTTGTTGATCAAGCAATACGCCCAAATGGTGCAACCGCTAGTGGCTCAGGCGATCGCTGATTCTTGGGCAGCTTGTCAGGATAGTGATGCCATTATCTTCACAGCTACAGCCGTTTGGGGATATGACATCGCTGAAGCATTAGGAATTCCCTGTTTTTTTGCCTCTTTAATGCCTCAAAGTTCTACCCCAGATTTCCCGTATCCTTCACTACCCCCAACATTGCATTTAGGCCGAACTCTCAATCAACTGAGTTATCCGCTGTTGATGGAAGGGTTTGGATTAATATTCAGGCAACCATTGAATGAGTTTCGTCGTTCGCAGTTACATCTTCCATCCATTCCCTTTGGAACGATTTACCGCAGACTTGATCGTTTACCAACGCCTGCTCTCTACGGGTATAGTTCCTCAGTTGTGCCTAGACCAGCCAATTGGAGCGATCACATCCAGATGACTGGCTATTGGTTTCTCGATCAAGCATCAGATTGGCAACCCTCCCCAGCACTTCTAGGCTTCCTGGCAGCAGGATTACCCCCGGTTTATGTCGGCTTCGGCAGCATGAGCGGAGAGGATTCTGTACAGTTCACTCAGATCATCCTGGATGCCCTCCAACAAACGGGACAACGGGGCATTTTGCTCACAGGCTGGGGAGGGATTGCTCAGACTGAATTGCCTGATGATGTATTTCTCCTTTCTTCTGTTCCTCATGATTGGTTGTTTCCTCAAATGGCAGCGGTCGTCCATCATGGTGGAGCGGGAACAACTGCTGCTGCGCTTAAGGCGGGAGTACCGTCTGTCGTTGTGCCCTTCTTTGGCGACCAGCCATTCTGGGGCGATCGAGTGATGAAATTGGGAACTAGTCCGTCTCCCATTCCCAAAGCCGAGTTAACGGTAGACCGTTTGGCAGCAGCCATCACAACTGCTGTCACTAATCCGGTAATGCAACAGCAGGCGAAAGCGATCGGGGCCGCAATTCGAGCAGAGAATGGAGTCGAGGAAGCGATCGGAGCTATAGAGCGTTATCTTGTACATTCTAAATATCAATCCGCTCAATATGTTTGAGGAATTACGAATCACCTTCGTGACTATTAAGGACATCCGATAGTTCTTCCAACAAGCGGCACAGTTGAGATATTTGACGCCTGCGATCGCTCACAAATATCTCAATGCAATGCATCCCAAGAACTTGGAATAACTCCTGCGGGATATGGCTCAGGTAGGAACCAGAGTGTGAATGAACATAAACAGAAGAATCGGAAAATGACAACCATGAATAACTCCCAAAACAGAGCAAACTGTTGCTTTGCTTGCTGAAGAGA encodes:
- a CDS encoding cupin domain-containing protein; translated protein: MKTVVQHAQPKILEPGQGDMHSMLTHTLVWNLDGNDTNGQYAVFEMIDAADGAPPLHRHPWEETFYILEGELEITLGHRQQVVTAGAVSHIPANAVHTFKVLSAIVRVLVIVSPATAAEFYREVGERITSLPPDLTVLQEISAKYDLQFE
- a CDS encoding SRPBCC family protein; the protein is MLIQTSAQTTINAPIERVFDGSIDCQNLPRCFTGYQAIPAILSATTTDGLSLHEGSTRIVQNSDGSKITERIISLQRPTLQTYKLLDGLKPPFSWLLRSASGKWSYQAIDSGTQITWQFEFEMRHLLAYVVFLAMVKHPFQTAQNICLANLKRTMEDSD
- a CDS encoding glycosyltransferase, giving the protein MKITILTTGSRGDVQPFLALGQGLKQAGYQVKLATHDTFQEMAQEYELAFAAIAGDVQALMASEAGQNMLKSQNPILLIKQYAQMVQPLVAQAIADSWAACQDSDAIIFTATAVWGYDIAEALGIPCFFASLMPQSSTPDFPYPSLPPTLHLGRTLNQLSYPLLMEGFGLIFRQPLNEFRRSQLHLPSIPFGTIYRRLDRLPTPALYGYSSSVVPRPANWSDHIQMTGYWFLDQASDWQPSPALLGFLAAGLPPVYVGFGSMSGEDSVQFTQIILDALQQTGQRGILLTGWGGIAQTELPDDVFLLSSVPHDWLFPQMAAVVHHGGAGTTAAALKAGVPSVVVPFFGDQPFWGDRVMKLGTSPSPIPKAELTVDRLAAAITTAVTNPVMQQQAKAIGAAIRAENGVEEAIGAIERYLVHSKYQSAQYV